The sequence TCCTCATTCAGAAGGGTTACGATTGCTTCGTCTTGTGTTATATAGATACTAACGTTGTATTCTGAGGTAATACCTGTTCCCCCAAATTTTTTATCTTTTCTTCCCTAATAAAAAATTATACCAAGAAGATTCAACAGATGTCTTTATTTTCATAAGAATAAATCCAAAAACTATGCCTACGTTATCTGCTACAAAATCAGCAAACGAACAATCCCTGTTTGGCACAAAAAGCTGGTGGATTTCGTCGCTGGCCGCAAAAAAAGTCATAAAAACAAAAGCTTTATAGCGCACTGACTGCCCAAAACCCCAGCCAGCGTAAATTAAACCGGCAAGAATAAAGTACTCGAAGCAATGTAAAATTTTGTCAGTATACTGGAAATCGGAAATCCTGGGTAACGCCGGCTGACTGGATAAATAAATAATAAGACCCAGATAAAGTATGGCCAGGCTTTTTCTAATTAATTCCGGTTTTCCCGTTTTCATAAACCAAACTTCCTTCCCCCACTTTATA comes from Candidatus Margulisiibacteriota bacterium and encodes:
- a CDS encoding VanZ family protein, with amino-acid sequence MKTGKPELIRKSLAILYLGLIIYLSSQPALPRISDFQYTDKILHCFEYFILAGLIYAGWGFGQSVRYKAFVFMTFFAASDEIHQLFVPNRDCSFADFVADNVGIVFGFILMKIKTSVESSWYNFLLGKKR